A window from Drosophila kikkawai strain 14028-0561.14 chromosome 2L, DkikHiC1v2, whole genome shotgun sequence encodes these proteins:
- the LOC108079566 gene encoding putative polypeptide N-acetylgalactosaminyltransferase 10 gives MNAHLKLLVRLLFAVLLVSLISTLFLGKHIHKHIIESVKSKIIHGETEIPKDIPKGIHLESSLAAPFDVQKTPENIVPLDSINVKEFDSLKVNRNALSHLLKQKGALRDWHDRRAMILDRHRQGLGKMGRPVAISDQKSLKADKKLLGIHGFNAELSDLISVNRSLPDVRSQICHLIKYPAKLPMATVIIAFHNEHLSVLLRSIHSLVNRSPPGLLGDIILVDDASTLVALGQKLHRYLRKTFGELVTLVRLPKRRGLIKARMEGAQRAPWQVLIFLDSHIEVTHNWLPPLLAPIAAHRTIATGPIVDGISRETFAYEAGATLTRSGFNWHLHVKHLPPFPEDSQVPSSPYRTPLLVGGLAIDRSYFWELGGYDEKLDIWGGEYLEMSFKIWMCGGMLLYVPCSRVAHISRGPVLERASPRKYNFLGRNYKRVAEVWMDDYKKFVYQRNPELFLNVDAGNLTAVKAQRKQLKCKSFHWYMTKVAPDFLEKFPLVDLPPLASGVIQSVAYPSHCMDTLKGEYNQPMGLAPCNNPPSKHQDWTLTRDHEIRLKSGNACLEVSDIKDFNVPVKLYHCHSLGGNQFWYYNPKLKWIQQREGWYHCLEAIPPVESNPGRVVSNYCRKSNKRQKWNFGYL, from the exons ATGAACGCGCATTTAAAACTCCTAGTGCGACTCCTGTTCGCCGTTCTATTGGTGTCCTTGATTTCCACGCTTTTCCTGGGCAAGCACATACACAAGCACATTATTGAATCGGTCAAGTCAAAGATTATTCATGGAGAAACTGAGATACCCAAAGATATTCCAAAAGGGATTCATTTAGAGTCCTCCTTGGCGGCTCCTTTTGACGTCCAAAAAACCCCAGAAAATATTGTACCCTTGGACAGCATCAATGTCAAAGAATTCGATTCCCTGAAGGTAAACAGAAATGCCTTGTCCCACCTATTAAAGCAGAAGGGCGCTCTCCGGGACTGGCACGACCGGAGGGCTATGATACTGGACAGGCACCGGCAGGGACTTGGCAAAATGGGAAGGCCAGTTGCCATTTCGGATCAAAAATCTTTGAAAGCCGATAAAAAGCTACTCGGTATCCATGGCTTTAATGCCGAGCTGTCCGATTTGATTTCCGTAAATCGATCTTTGCCGGATGTTCGATCGCAAAT CTGCCACTTGATCAAGTACCCGGCAAAACTGCCCATGGCCACTGTGATTATTGCTTTTCACAATGAGCACCTGAGTGTTCTCCTTCGATCCATACACAGCCTAGTGAATCGTTCTCCTCCCGGGCTCCTTGGTGACATTATCCTTGTGGATGATGCCAGTACTTTGGTAGCCTTAGGACAAAAACTGCATCGGTATTTGAGAAAGACCTTTGGGGAGCTGGTGACCTTGGTGAGACTCCCAAAAAGACGGGGTCTGATTAAGGCCAGAATGGAGGGTGCTCAAAGAGCCCCCTGGCAGGTTTTGATCTTTCTGGATTCCCACATTGAAGTGACTCATAATTGG CTACCCCCTCTGCTGGCCCCCATTGCCGCTCATCGCACCATTGCCACAGGACCCATTGTGGACGGCATTTCCCGGGAAACCTTTGCTTATGAAGCAGGAGCCACTCTCACCCGCTCTGGCTTCAATTGGCATCTCCATGTAAAGCATCTGCCACCCTTTCCCGAAGACTCTCAGGTTCCCTCCTCGCCCTATCGCACTCCCTTGCTGGTGGGTGGCTTGGCCATTGACAGGAGCTACTTTTGGGAGCTTGGTGGCTACGATGAGAAGCTGGACATCTGGGGCGGAGAGTATCTAGAGATGAGCTTTAAAATTTGGATGTGCGGCGGCATGCTGCTCTATGTACCCTGCTCTAGGGTGGCACACATCTCGAGGGGACCGGTGCTGGAGAGAGCTAGTCCAAGGAAATACAACTTTCTGGGAAGG aACTACAAACGCGTGGCCGAGGTCTGGATGGATGACTACAAGAAATTCGTTTACCAACGTAACCCCGAACTATTCCTCAACGTGGATGCTGGCAATCTGACCGCCGTGAAGGCTCAGAGAAAGCAGCTAAAATGCAAATCCTTCCATTGGTACATGACCAAGGTGGCTCCCGACTTTCTTGAAAAGTTTCCACTGGTAGACCTTCCTCCACTGGCCTCGGGTGTTATTCAGAGCGTGGCCTATCCCTCCCACTGCATGGACACTCTCAAGGGGGAGTACAACCAGCCAATGGGCCTGGCACCTTGCAATAATCCTCCAAGCAAGCACCAGGACTGGACTTTGACCCGGGATCATGAGATCCGACTGAAGTCAGGCAATGCCTGCCTTGAAGTTAGCGACATAAAGGATTTTAACGTTCCTGTGAAGCTGTATCACTGCCACAGTCTGGGCGGAAATCAGTTTTGGTATTATAATCCCAAGTTAAAGTGGATCCAGCAGCGTGAAGGGTGGTACCACTGCCTCGAGGCCATCCCGCCGGTAGAATCAAATCCTGGACGTGTGGTGTCCAATTATTGCCGTAAAAGCAACAAGCGTCAAAAGTGGAACTTTGGATATCTTTGA
- the Pif1 gene encoding ATP-dependent DNA helicase PIF1, which yields MDLNDAVLTCAVNMQWTNSVGVTGRKLAYKTATLRLVRNDLRELFVEVTPEKLKPLKFKLKDLMVHKKFMAEGKATFNFKAESCTMYLSNAPPGTLMFFLRTIFIKMNGKEGAQPDDATLQKKLREHLMSGKPSSFEDVSPVTTAEMILARKKTGLLSKGSTTTPSPQASKKRRFEELREERDKGGLPAAKKLYQSTTDDSLKLSEEQMEVLRACTSGKNVFFTGSAGTGKSFLLRRIISALPPDGTVATASTGVAACLIGGTTLHAFAGIGGGDASMQRCLDLASRPMSAQTWRKCKRLIIDEISMVDGQFFEKIEAVARHIRRNDRPFGGIQLILCGDFLQLPPVIKSDFGAAPSSTPQQRFCFQSSAWETCIQCVYELKQVHRQSDPEFVKILNHLRIGHVNDTITTRLAATSKQKIEGNGILATQLCSHTNDANSINESKLENLQGDKVLFKADDSDASMTKQMDQQVQAPSQLYLKVNAQVMLLKNINIANGLVNGARGVVVRIDKDNLPVVRFKNNQEYVCRHEKWIIKTATGGILTRRQVPLKLAWAFSIHKSQGLTLDCVEMSLSKVFEAGQAYVALSRAKSLQSIRILDFDAKQVWANPQVLQFYKGFRRKLMDTTMIPLGPKNKDKKPGEGKSATSALAKLKKSLMNKPLVSIS from the exons ATGGATCTCAACGACGCAGTGCTCACGTGTGCGGTGAACATGCAGTGGACCAATTCCGTGGGCGTTACGGGCCGCAAACTGGCCTACAAGACAGCCACCTTGCGCTTGGTTCGCAATGATCTGCGGGAGCTGTTCGTGGAGGTGACGCCGGAGAAGCTAAAACCACTCAAATTCAAGCTCAAGGATCTGATGGTGCACAAAAAGTTCATGGCCGAGGGCAAGGCCACCTTTAACTTCAAGGCGGAGAGCTGTACAAtgtacctgtccaatgccccGCCCGGCACGCTGATGTTCTTCCTCCGCACGATCTTCATCAAGATGAACGGCAAGGAGGGAGCCCAACCGGACGATGCCACGCTTCAGAAGAAGCTGAGGGAGCATCTGATGTCTGGAAAGCCCAGCAGCTTCGAGGATGTTTCACCAGTGACCACGGCGGAGATGATTTTGGCGCGTAAAAAAACCGGCTTGCTATCCAAGGGTTCGACTACGACCCCCTCCCCCCAGGCCTCCAAAAAGCGGCGGTTTGAAGAGCTAAGAGAGGAAAGGGACAAGGGTGGCTTGCCGGCGGCCAAGAAGCTATATCAATCCACCACCGATGACTCCCTCAAGCTGAGCGAAGAGCAAATGGAGGTTCTGAGGGCCTGCACCTCCGGCAAGAATGTCTTCTTTACGGGTTCCGCTGGCACCGGCAAGAGTTTCTTGTTGAGAAGGATTATATCAGCTTTGCCGCCCGATGGCACGGTGGCCACGGCCTCCACAGGAGTGGCGGCCTGTCTGATTGGTGGCACCACACTCCATGCCTTTGCGGGCATAGGCGGCGGAGATGCCTCCATGCAAAGGTGTTTGGATCTGGCCTCGCGACCCATGAGTGCCCAGACTTGGCGCAAGTGCAAGAGACTGATTATTGATGAGATTTCCATGGTGGATGGGCAGTTCTTTGAG AAAATCGAAGCTGTGGCTCGACACATACGCCGCAATGATCGTCCTTTTGGGGGAATTCAGCTCATCCTTTGTGGCGATTTCCTGCAGCTTCCTCCCGTTATCAAAAGTGACTTTGGAGCAGCACCCTCTTCCACTCCTCAGCAACGTTTCTGCTTCCAGTCCAGCGCCTGGGAGACCTGCATTCAGTGTGTCTACGAGCTAAAGCAGGTGCATCGCCAATCCGATCCAGAGTTTGTCAAGATCCTCAACCACCTACGCATAGGACATGTAAATGACACGATAACCACGCGACTGGCGGCCACCTCCAAGCAGAAGATCGAGGGAAATGGCATCCTGGCCACCCAGCTCTGCTCTCACACCAATGATGCCAACTCCATCAATGAATCCAAGCTGGAGAACCTTCAGGGAGACAAGGTTCTCTTCAAGGCCGACGATTCGGATGCTTCGATGACCAAGCAAATGGATCAACAGGTTCAAGCGCCATCTCAGCTTTACCTGAAGGTCAATGCCCAGGTGATGCTGCTGAAAAACATCAACATAGCCAATGGGCTGGTGAATGGAGCCCGCGGAGTGGTTGTACGCATAGACAAGGATAATCTTCCAGTGGTTAGATTCAAGAACAACCAGGAGTATGTGTGCCGGCACGAGAAATGGATCATCAAGACGGCCACCGGAGGCATCCTCACCCGGCGTCAGGTGCCGCTTAAGCTAGCCTGGGCTTTCTCCATCCACAAGAGTCAGGGACTCACCCTCGACTGCGTGGAAATGTCCTTGTCGAAGGTGTTTGAAGCCGGGCAGGCTTATGTGGCTCTGTCGCGTGCCAAGTCCCTGCAATCCATACGCATCCTGGACTTTGATGCCAAGCAGGTGTGGGCCAATCCCCAGGTGCTGCAGTTCTACAAGGGATTCCGTCGCAAGCTGATGGACACCACAATGATTCCGTTGGGACCCAAAAACAAGGATAAGAAGCCCGGTGAAGGCAAGTCAGCGACTAGCGCTCTGGCCAAGCTCAAGAAGAGTCTCATGAACAAGCCCTTGGTCTCGATTAGCTGA
- the LOC108079564 gene encoding N-acetylgalactosaminyltransferase 4, with translation MAMKKRYVKRLVRKVILWLVVIALVALVTTLIVEKRMKPTEKSGEENLDPNGDPITPIFRAAHIQPTRKAPRPPYQDRNSFVNPPKEVKQGFRLPEPKGERKDWHDYAAMEADKQRRGLGEHGAAAHVGADEKELEDQLYKKNGFNGLLSDRISVNRSVPDVRLEDCKTRKYLAKLPNVSVIFIFFNEHFNTLLRSIYSVVNRTPPELLRQIILVDDGSDWEVLKQPLDDYVARHFPHLVDIVRNPERKGLIGARLAGAKVALGEVMVFFDSHIECNYNWLPPLLEPIAINPKISTCPIVDVIMHTDFSYGGGYQEGSRGGFDWKFLYKQLPVLPEDSVDKSLPYRSPVMMGGLFAIRTDFFWDLGGYDDQLDIWGGEQYELSFKIWMCGGMLLDVPCSRVAHIFRGPMEPRPSPRKHNFVAKNHKRVAEVWMDEYKQYIYDRQPDTYNNLDPGDLSRQLAIRERLQCKSFHWYMTEVAPDFLAKFPAIEPPSYASGALQNVFYSHYCLDTMGKASNEVVGLFTCAENRTHPQATQFWTLSAYRELRQHSDSICLDVQASPPNATVWMWSCHNMGGNQFWFYDRENQWVVQGQKSNRCMEGFVEDGKQQVLVNECQKGNDRQRWIFGTVNDTLLDKFFEGVQ, from the exons ATGGCCATGAAAAAGAGATATGTGAAGCGCCTGGTCCGCAAGGTGATCCTCTGGCTAGTGGTCATTGCCCTGGTGGCTCTGGTCACCACTTTGATAGTGGAGAAGCGCATGAAACCAACTGAAAAATCCGGAGAAGAAAACCTTGATCCAAATGGAGATCCCATTACACCCATTTTTCGTGCGGCCCATATTCAACCCACCAGGAAGGCGCCACGTCCCCCCTACCAGGATCGCAACTCCTTTGTAAATCCCCCCAAGGAGGTGAAGCAGGGTTTTAGGCTGCCGGAACCAAAGGGTGAGCGAAAGGATTGGCATGACTACGCGGCCATGGAGGCAGACAAGCAACGGAGAGGCCTGGGAGAGCACGGAGCTGCTGCTCATGTGGGTGCCGATGAGAAGGAGCTGGAGGATCAGCTGTACAAGAAGAATGGCTTCAATGGTCTTTTGTCGGATAGAATTTCGGTTAATCGATCTGTGCCGGATGTGCGATTGGAAGA TTGCAAGACCCGCAAATACCTGGCCAAGTTGCCCAATGTCAGTGTCATCTTTATTTTCTTCAATGAACACTTCAACACCTTGCTGAGATCCATTTACAGTGTGGTTAATCGCACTCCCCCTGAGTTACTACGTCAAATAATTCTCGTGGATGATGGCAGTGACTGGGAGGTTCTGAAACAACCCCTGGATGACTATGTGGCCAGGCACTTTCCCCATTTAGTGGATATAGTAAGGAATCCGGAGAGAAAGGGTTTAATTGGGGCCAGGTTAGCCGGAGCCAAGGTGGCCTTAGGGGAGGTCATGGTGTTCTTTGATTCCCACATTGAATGTAACTATAATTGG TTACCTCCCCTCCTGGAACCCATTGCCATCAACCCCAAGATCTCCACCTGCCCCATTGTGGATGTCATTATGCACACCGACTTCTCCTATGGCGGTGGCTATCAGGAGGGTTCCCGTGGTGGCTTCGATTGGAAGTTCTTGTACAAACAGCTGCCTGTTTTGCCCGAGGATTCGGTGGACAAGTCCCTACCCTATCGCAGTCCCGTGATGATGGGCGGTCTGTTTGCCATAAGAACGGATTTCTTTTGGGATCTGGGTGGCTATGATGATCAGTTGGATATTTGGGGCGGTGAGCAGTACGAGTTGAGCTTCAAAATTTGGATGTGTGGCGGCATGCTGCTGGATGTGCCCTGCTCCAGGGTGGCTCACATCTTCAGAGGACCCATGGAGCCCAGACCCAGTCCAAGGAAGCACAATTTTGTGGCCAAG AACCACAAACGCGTGGCCGAAGTCTGGATGGATGAGTACAAGCAATATATTTATGACCGCCAACCGGATACCTATAATAACCTGGATCCTGGTGATCTCTCCCGTCAGCTGGCCATTCGTGAGCGACTCCAGTGCAAGTCCTTCCACTGGTACATGACGGAAGTGGCACCCGATTTCCTGGCCAAGTTCCCGGCCATTGAACCGCCCAGCTATGCCTCCGGCGCCCTTCAGAATGTCTTCTATTCCCATTACTGCCTGGACACCATGGGCAAGGCTTCCAATGAGGTCGTTGGTCTGTTTACTTGCGCGGAGAATCGCACTCATCCCCAGGCCACTCAGTTTTGGACTCTCTCCGCTTACCGTGAGCTGCGCCAGCACTCGGATTCCATATGCCTGGACGTGCAGGCATCTCCGCCAAATGCCACTGTCTGGATGTGGTCCTGCCATAATATGGGTGGCAATCAGTTTTGGTTCTACGACAGGGAGAACCAGTGGGTGGTCCAGGGCCAAAAGAGCAATCGCTGCATGGAGGGATTTGTGGAGGATGGAAAGCAACAGGTGCTGGTGAATGAGTGTCAGAAGGGTAATGATCGGCAGAGATGGATTTTTGGAACTGTGAATGACACTTTGTTGGATAAGTTCTTTGAGGGAGTACAGTAG